From one Eleginops maclovinus isolate JMC-PN-2008 ecotype Puerto Natales chromosome 7, JC_Emac_rtc_rv5, whole genome shotgun sequence genomic stretch:
- the uxs1 gene encoding UDP-glucuronic acid decarboxylase 1 isoform X1 produces MMKRIIWLISGLNRRMMKLLFALALIAYIASVWGTYTNMRSIQEHGEMKIEQRIDEAVAPLREKIRDLEQSFSQKYPPVKFLSEKDRKRILITGGAGFVGSHLTDKLMMDGHEVTVVDNFFTGRKRNVEHWIGHENFELINHDVVEPLYIEVDQIYHLASPASPPNYMYNPIKTLKTNTIGTLNMLGLAKRVGARLLLASTSEVYGDPEVHPQNEEYWGHVNPIGPRACYDEGKRVAETMCYAYMKQEGVEVRVARIFNTFGSRMHMNDGRVVSNFILQALQGEPLTVYGTGSQTRAFQYVSDLVNGLVLLMNSNISSPVNLGNPEEHTILEFARLIKSLVVSRSQIQFLPEAQDDPQRRRPDIRKANMMLGWEPVVPLEEGLNKTIQYFSRELEHQANNQYIPKPKAARMKKGRPRHN; encoded by the exons ATGATGAAGCGGATCATCTGGTTGATATCAGGATTAAACAGAAGAATGATGAAGCTGCTTTTTGCCCTCGCTTTGATCGCCTACATTGCCT ctGTCTGGGGAACATACACGAACATGAG ATCGATACAGGAACACGGAGAAATGAAGATTGAGCAGAGAATTGATGAA GCTGTGGCTCCTCTCAGAGAGAAGATTCGTGATCTGGAACAAAG TTTTTCTCAGAAATACCCACCTGTGAAATTCCTGTCAGAAAAGGATCGGAAGAGAATTCTG ATCACAGGTGGGGCGGGGTTTGTGGGTTCCCACCTGACTGACAAGCTGATGATGGATGGCCACGAGGTGACGGTGGTGGACAACTTCTTCACGGGGAGGAAGCGGAACGTGGAGCACTGGATCGGACACGAGAACTTCGAGCTCATCAATCACGACGTGGTGGAGCCTCTCTACATTGAGG TGGACCAGATCTATCACCTGGCGTCTCCTGCCTCTCCGCCCAACTACATGTACAATCCCATCAAAACACTCAAGACCAACACCATTGGCACTCTGAACATGCTTG GTTTAGCCAAACGTGTGGGTGCCAGACTTCTGCTGGCTTCTACTTCTGAGGTCTATGGAG atcCAGAGGTTCACCCACAGAACGAGGAGTACTGGGGCCACGTGAATCCCATCGGTCCTCGTGCATGCTACGATGAGGGGAAGCGTGTGGCAGAGACCATGTGTTACGCCTACATGAAACAG GAGGGGGTGGAGGTGAGGGTGGCGAGGATCTTCAACACGTTTGGCTCCCGGATGCACATGAATGATGGACGAGTGGTCAGCAACTTCATCCTGCAGGCTCTACAGGGAGAGCCGCTCACT GTGTATGGTACAGGTTCCCAAACAAGAGCCTTTCAGTATGTAAG TGATCTGGTGAACGGCCTGGTGCTGCTGATGAACAGCAACATCAGCAGCCCCGTCAATCTG GGGAACCCAGAGGAACACACCATATTGGAGTTCGCTCGTCTCATAAAAAGTCTTGTCG tGAGCAGAAGTCAGATCCAGTTCCTCCCGGAGGCTCAGGACGACCCCCAGAGGAGAAGACCTGACATCCGAAAAGCCAACATGATGCTCGGCTGGGAGCCGGTG GTGCCTCTGGAGGAAGGCCTGAACAAAACCATCCAGTACTTCAGCCGGGAGCTGGAGCACCAGGCCAACAACCAGTACATCCCTAAACCTAAAGCAGCCCGCATGAAGAAAGGAAGACCCCGACACAACTGA
- the uxs1 gene encoding UDP-glucuronic acid decarboxylase 1 isoform X2, protein MLPYATRRAIPLKGNGTPCGRLTQAVWGTYTNMRSIQEHGEMKIEQRIDEAVAPLREKIRDLEQSFSQKYPPVKFLSEKDRKRILITGGAGFVGSHLTDKLMMDGHEVTVVDNFFTGRKRNVEHWIGHENFELINHDVVEPLYIEVDQIYHLASPASPPNYMYNPIKTLKTNTIGTLNMLGLAKRVGARLLLASTSEVYGDPEVHPQNEEYWGHVNPIGPRACYDEGKRVAETMCYAYMKQEGVEVRVARIFNTFGSRMHMNDGRVVSNFILQALQGEPLTVYGTGSQTRAFQYVSDLVNGLVLLMNSNISSPVNLGNPEEHTILEFARLIKSLVVSRSQIQFLPEAQDDPQRRRPDIRKANMMLGWEPVVPLEEGLNKTIQYFSRELEHQANNQYIPKPKAARMKKGRPRHN, encoded by the exons ctGTCTGGGGAACATACACGAACATGAG ATCGATACAGGAACACGGAGAAATGAAGATTGAGCAGAGAATTGATGAA GCTGTGGCTCCTCTCAGAGAGAAGATTCGTGATCTGGAACAAAG TTTTTCTCAGAAATACCCACCTGTGAAATTCCTGTCAGAAAAGGATCGGAAGAGAATTCTG ATCACAGGTGGGGCGGGGTTTGTGGGTTCCCACCTGACTGACAAGCTGATGATGGATGGCCACGAGGTGACGGTGGTGGACAACTTCTTCACGGGGAGGAAGCGGAACGTGGAGCACTGGATCGGACACGAGAACTTCGAGCTCATCAATCACGACGTGGTGGAGCCTCTCTACATTGAGG TGGACCAGATCTATCACCTGGCGTCTCCTGCCTCTCCGCCCAACTACATGTACAATCCCATCAAAACACTCAAGACCAACACCATTGGCACTCTGAACATGCTTG GTTTAGCCAAACGTGTGGGTGCCAGACTTCTGCTGGCTTCTACTTCTGAGGTCTATGGAG atcCAGAGGTTCACCCACAGAACGAGGAGTACTGGGGCCACGTGAATCCCATCGGTCCTCGTGCATGCTACGATGAGGGGAAGCGTGTGGCAGAGACCATGTGTTACGCCTACATGAAACAG GAGGGGGTGGAGGTGAGGGTGGCGAGGATCTTCAACACGTTTGGCTCCCGGATGCACATGAATGATGGACGAGTGGTCAGCAACTTCATCCTGCAGGCTCTACAGGGAGAGCCGCTCACT GTGTATGGTACAGGTTCCCAAACAAGAGCCTTTCAGTATGTAAG TGATCTGGTGAACGGCCTGGTGCTGCTGATGAACAGCAACATCAGCAGCCCCGTCAATCTG GGGAACCCAGAGGAACACACCATATTGGAGTTCGCTCGTCTCATAAAAAGTCTTGTCG tGAGCAGAAGTCAGATCCAGTTCCTCCCGGAGGCTCAGGACGACCCCCAGAGGAGAAGACCTGACATCCGAAAAGCCAACATGATGCTCGGCTGGGAGCCGGTG GTGCCTCTGGAGGAAGGCCTGAACAAAACCATCCAGTACTTCAGCCGGGAGCTGGAGCACCAGGCCAACAACCAGTACATCCCTAAACCTAAAGCAGCCCGCATGAAGAAAGGAAGACCCCGACACAACTGA